One genomic segment of Nitrososphaera sp. includes these proteins:
- a CDS encoding biotin--[acetyl-CoA-carboxylase] ligase: MDKAYDHYAKLAKVLSENRGKFVTSELISSKTGIAREQLAKEISFLRRYGYKIGYRSDNGYKLQAATDEPVPWELDKLLRTHQFGRSLLIYKQATGSTQSVAKHLAESKNAPHGTVVIAKRQTLSVGRMGRTWFSPEGGLWLSIVVRPKFNVPDSTFLSLMAPVSICAALRQATLLDVTLKWPNDLLIGGRKVAGILIDINLMGDEISYAIIGIGINLNFASSELIKRIDLSDSTQPTTILDESHKDTSLLTLAASVLNQMENDYLELERDLASETKPAVLEKWKSFDHTLGRRVEVSYGNKKTKGLAFEISEHGSLIVKLGDGSLREFNSGTLRFV; the protein is encoded by the coding sequence TTGGACAAGGCCTATGACCATTACGCGAAACTTGCCAAGGTACTCTCGGAAAACCGAGGTAAGTTTGTAACTTCAGAATTGATTTCCTCAAAAACGGGGATAGCCCGAGAGCAGCTTGCGAAGGAAATCAGCTTCCTTAGACGATATGGATACAAGATAGGCTACAGGTCCGACAATGGTTACAAACTACAAGCGGCTACTGATGAGCCTGTGCCGTGGGAGCTCGACAAGCTGCTGCGCACTCACCAGTTTGGCCGGAGCCTGCTAATTTACAAACAGGCGACGGGTTCAACCCAATCAGTCGCCAAACATCTTGCCGAGAGCAAGAACGCCCCCCACGGAACCGTGGTAATTGCAAAGCGGCAGACTTTGTCAGTGGGCAGGATGGGAAGAACTTGGTTTTCGCCAGAAGGCGGTCTTTGGCTTTCAATTGTCGTTAGACCAAAATTCAACGTTCCGGATAGCACGTTTTTGTCGCTTATGGCACCGGTTTCGATTTGCGCGGCACTTCGACAGGCCACTCTTCTGGATGTGACGCTCAAGTGGCCCAACGATCTGCTGATAGGGGGAAGAAAAGTCGCGGGAATTCTTATTGATATCAATCTGATGGGCGACGAAATCTCTTACGCCATCATAGGAATTGGGATAAACCTCAACTTTGCCTCGTCGGAGTTGATAAAAAGAATTGACCTTTCAGACTCAACCCAACCTACAACAATCCTAGACGAATCACACAAGGATACCAGTTTGCTGACCCTTGCAGCATCAGTCTTGAACCAAATGGAGAATGACTATCTGGAGCTTGAGCGCGACCTTGCATCCGAAACCAAGCCCGCCGTCTTGGAAAAATGGAAGAGTTTTGACCATACTCTCGGCAGGCGCGTCGAAGTTTCATACGGCAACAAAAAGACAAAGGGACTGGCTTTCGAAATTTCAGAGCATGGGTCCTTGATAGTAAAGCTGGGTGACGGATCCCTTCGAGAATTCAATTCAGGCACCTTGCGATTCGTGTGA
- a CDS encoding DUF4147 domain-containing protein, whose protein sequence is MAPVGSGGRSLQLGALIKNLAELNDFHGEDADIVLRCVSQAIMAVRPAILVKSALRVTAKSIAITDLRGCVRIFPLPRRVYIVGAGKAAAEMYRGAYDVLGTRIEEASITVPKGSTGKYIGPIQVTYASHPVPNRAGIQGTRRITDTLRKADAGDLIIVLISGGASALMPLPATGISLAVKQQVTKLLLSSGATIREMNVVRKHLSAIKGGQLVSYIRQNVPIISLIISDVVGNRLQDIASGPTEPDPSTFLDASKILRKYNIRLHAVNRHIQLGLDKKIPETPKPGDKAFSRVTNIIIGSNEIAVESAINFLKVSGIKKVHRFRITGEAAELGRSLAFKAQTIASGQRRAAAMVGGGETTVTLHSNFGAAKGGRNQEAALAFCIRAGPSFTGISAFVGTDGKDGNSPAAGAVVSAKTLQAAEKNSVDLQGMLESHRSYDALSQTSSTVLAGLTGTNVNDIAVILLPSRPSRGRVDLKSNKITRIARCLN, encoded by the coding sequence ATGGCGCCTGTGGGCTCTGGAGGTAGGTCTCTCCAACTAGGGGCACTCATAAAGAACCTCGCGGAATTGAACGATTTCCACGGAGAAGACGCCGATATCGTGCTCCGGTGCGTCTCGCAGGCAATCATGGCTGTCAGACCTGCAATACTTGTCAAATCTGCGCTCAGGGTGACAGCTAAATCAATAGCAATAACCGACCTCCGAGGTTGTGTGCGCATTTTTCCGCTTCCCCGCCGCGTCTACATAGTTGGCGCTGGCAAGGCTGCCGCCGAAATGTACCGGGGCGCGTACGATGTGCTAGGTACGAGGATTGAAGAGGCCTCTATAACGGTACCCAAGGGGTCAACGGGCAAGTACATCGGGCCGATTCAAGTTACTTACGCTAGCCATCCAGTACCAAACAGGGCCGGGATCCAGGGGACCCGAAGAATAACAGATACTCTGCGTAAGGCCGATGCGGGCGACCTTATTATCGTCTTGATATCCGGTGGCGCTTCGGCATTGATGCCTCTCCCGGCAACCGGCATTTCGCTTGCCGTCAAGCAGCAAGTGACAAAACTTCTCCTGTCAAGCGGAGCGACCATAAGGGAAATGAACGTTGTACGAAAGCATCTATCCGCAATCAAAGGGGGACAGCTCGTTTCTTACATCAGACAGAATGTTCCAATTATCTCATTGATTATTTCAGACGTGGTCGGAAACCGGCTTCAAGACATTGCTTCAGGACCCACCGAACCGGACCCGTCCACTTTTCTGGATGCCAGCAAAATCTTGAGAAAATACAACATCAGGCTGCATGCGGTTAACAGGCACATCCAGCTTGGACTCGACAAAAAAATACCCGAGACGCCCAAGCCCGGTGACAAAGCATTTTCCAGGGTCACGAACATCATAATCGGCTCGAACGAAATTGCTGTGGAATCAGCGATTAACTTCTTGAAGGTGTCGGGAATCAAGAAGGTTCACAGGTTTCGGATTACCGGAGAAGCCGCCGAGCTTGGCAGATCGCTTGCCTTTAAAGCTCAGACAATCGCTTCAGGTCAGAGACGGGCTGCCGCTATGGTAGGAGGCGGCGAAACCACGGTGACGCTGCATTCCAACTTTGGGGCGGCTAAAGGGGGCAGAAACCAGGAGGCGGCCTTGGCTTTTTGCATCCGCGCCGGGCCCTCTTTTACAGGAATCAGCGCCTTTGTAGGCACCGATGGAAAGGACGGTAATTCTCCCGCTGCGGGGGCCGTTGTTTCTGCCAAAACCCTCCAAGCGGCGGAAAAAAATTCTGTAGACCTTCAGGGAATGCTCGAATCGCACAGGAGCTACGATGCGTTGTCACAGACTAGTTCGACGGTGTTAGCCGGTCTGACTGGGACAAACGTCAATGATATAGCTGTCATTTTGTTGCCAAGCCGCCCCTCCCGCGGCAGGGTTGACTTGAAATCCAATAAGATCACACGAATCGCAAGGTGCCTGAATTGA
- a CDS encoding prenyltransferase: MLSSWLRAIRVRFLLASIIAVGNGIAISYWKTGHVDPLNAALTFGGVMCLHASVDLLNDYWDYRRGIDQLTTRTKFSGGTGVLPEKILSPRSVYLAGVAFLVLGVLVGAYFVIIRGPLVAIILAFAVVSIYFYSSSIVNAGLGELFVGIKGALIVIGSYFVQTGHVEPVSVFVGAIIGLLSSTVLFMNSIPDASADKAKGRRTLVILVGTQRATLSLPLFFILVYVLITAGVLLGIMKPSSVVALASSPIAILAIKRLRQARIGDAATLEPAMASTIAFSRLTGVLLAASFLI, translated from the coding sequence TTGCTGTCAAGCTGGCTCAGGGCAATACGGGTGCGGTTCCTTCTCGCCTCCATCATTGCCGTGGGCAACGGAATAGCGATCAGCTACTGGAAGACCGGTCACGTTGACCCTCTAAATGCAGCTCTTACGTTCGGTGGAGTAATGTGCCTTCACGCCAGCGTAGACCTGTTAAACGACTACTGGGACTATCGGCGGGGTATCGATCAGTTAACGACAAGAACCAAGTTTAGCGGAGGAACAGGGGTCCTGCCAGAAAAAATCCTGAGTCCCCGTTCAGTTTACTTGGCCGGCGTAGCCTTTCTGGTGCTTGGAGTCTTGGTAGGTGCATACTTTGTAATAATTAGAGGGCCTCTCGTAGCGATAATTCTGGCCTTTGCGGTTGTCTCTATCTACTTTTATTCCTCTAGCATCGTCAATGCTGGACTTGGTGAACTGTTTGTAGGGATAAAGGGCGCTCTAATCGTTATTGGAAGTTATTTTGTCCAGACTGGACACGTTGAGCCTGTATCAGTATTTGTTGGCGCGATTATCGGGCTGTTATCTTCCACGGTCCTGTTCATGAACTCTATACCCGATGCCAGTGCAGACAAAGCGAAGGGCCGACGCACATTGGTAATACTCGTGGGAACACAGAGGGCCACCTTATCGCTCCCCCTGTTCTTCATTCTGGTATATGTCCTCATAACGGCCGGCGTCCTGCTGGGGATTATGAAACCCTCTTCCGTAGTGGCGCTCGCATCATCCCCGATTGCCATTCTGGCCATCAAGAGACTGCGGCAGGCACGCATTGGAGACGCGGCGACTCTTGAGCCTGCAATGGCCTCGACTATCGCCTTTTCTCGTCTTACAGGGGTCCTACTGGCTGCCTCCTTTTTGATTTAA
- a CDS encoding DUF2203 domain-containing protein — translation MFALYTPESANKALPDVRRIFNRIVDENKRVILLHNELQSIIESGSKFDLFLKKKAEINSSMKALYSAIEELEGKGVLIKSIEQGLVDFPSVRFGEEVWLCWKSGEESVKFWHGKDEGFMGRKPLGNSGYSDDLEKLR, via the coding sequence ATGTTCGCCTTGTATACTCCTGAGAGTGCGAACAAGGCACTGCCTGATGTCAGGCGCATATTTAACAGAATAGTTGACGAGAACAAGCGGGTTATCCTGCTCCATAATGAGCTCCAGTCCATAATCGAATCGGGTAGCAAATTTGATCTGTTTCTTAAAAAGAAGGCAGAAATTAACAGCTCTATGAAGGCCCTCTACTCTGCCATCGAGGAGTTAGAAGGAAAAGGGGTGCTGATAAAGAGCATAGAGCAGGGTCTTGTCGACTTTCCATCTGTAAGGTTTGGTGAGGAAGTATGGCTATGCTGGAAATCAGGGGAAGAGTCAGTAAAATTCTGGCACGGCAAGGATGAGGGCTTTATGGGACGCAAGCCGCTTGGGAACAGCGGTTACTCTGACGACTTGGAAAAACTGCGGTAG
- a CDS encoding tetratricopeptide repeat protein encodes MSSSESDPMPLVLTVLASYWGYDLQIGEAAAAEQRNDIFSGLKYLKSLGLRWYIYESSMTNLKKRIDQRIPPIAILPGIQDTAQHANVISGFSSADRRILTYVPEPDTYGAIPESKFEDMWAQENHIAIIIIPDELRNIVERDDLPYAGSCSLYFECDSMLQRGSIEEAKAKLEKGRTEDHPLIWYLLGSIHSQNGSSEAVSCFESAVQMNPRYYLAYRALGNYFLKNKQYRKAEESYSKAIAINPARYAPIYKNRAICEIELGEAQGAKKDLLLYLEYLPNARDAAAVTSSIAQL; translated from the coding sequence GTGAGCTCCAGTGAAAGCGATCCGATGCCATTGGTGTTGACGGTGTTGGCGAGCTACTGGGGCTATGATTTGCAGATAGGCGAAGCGGCCGCGGCTGAGCAGAGGAATGATATTTTTTCTGGACTGAAATACCTCAAGTCGCTCGGACTGAGGTGGTACATCTATGAGAGCTCCATGACCAACCTTAAAAAGCGGATAGACCAGCGCATCCCTCCCATCGCTATCCTTCCAGGGATACAGGATACTGCCCAGCATGCCAACGTTATTTCGGGTTTTAGTAGCGCAGACCGCAGGATACTAACGTATGTGCCGGAGCCCGACACCTATGGAGCAATTCCCGAGTCAAAGTTTGAGGATATGTGGGCCCAGGAAAACCATATAGCAATAATCATTATCCCGGATGAGCTCCGAAATATCGTAGAGCGCGACGATTTGCCATACGCGGGTTCCTGCAGCCTCTACTTTGAATGTGATAGTATGTTACAGAGGGGTAGCATAGAAGAGGCCAAGGCCAAGCTGGAAAAGGGGCGCACCGAAGACCACCCGCTGATTTGGTACCTGCTAGGCTCTATTCACAGTCAAAATGGATCAAGTGAAGCCGTGAGTTGTTTCGAATCTGCAGTCCAGATGAATCCTAGATACTATCTGGCTTACAGAGCGCTTGGCAACTATTTCCTAAAGAACAAACAGTATCGAAAGGCTGAGGAGAGCTACTCAAAGGCAATCGCGATAAATCCTGCTCGATACGCGCCGATATACAAGAACAGAGCCATCTGTGAAATCGAGTTGGGTGAGGCCCAAGGTGCGAAGAAAGACCTGTTGTTGTATCTGGAGTATTTGCCCAACGCCAGGGACGCCGCTGCCGTAACCTCAAGCATCGCTCAATTATAG
- a CDS encoding winged helix-turn-helix domain-containing protein has translation MKNRSRSDIIATILESANGGITKTRLLTKANLTTGQLRQYIQLLSSKKLLTELSDESHRHIAYRTTEKGMKYLAVYMSLRSIAVFSRE, from the coding sequence GTGAAGAACCGCAGCAGATCGGACATTATCGCAACGATTCTAGAATCTGCCAACGGCGGGATTACAAAAACGCGCCTGCTCACAAAGGCAAACCTGACGACTGGTCAGCTGCGCCAGTATATCCAGCTTTTATCGTCGAAAAAGCTGCTGACTGAGCTTTCCGACGAGTCGCACCGGCACATCGCTTACCGGACCACGGAAAAAGGTATGAAATACCTTGCCGTATACATGTCACTTCGAAGTATTGCTGTTTTTTCAAGGGAATAG
- a CDS encoding gamma-glutamyl-gamma-aminobutyrate hydrolase family protein (Members of this family of hydrolases with an active site Cys residue belong to MEROPS family C26.), whose product MSSGVLVVDNLSPFTPNILSLLNQLGAKADCMRYDLVQANHIEYAERVILSGRRSGSAQTNAHNSRFIRQCKEGRKCLLGICYGAEIIALSLGGTVTRMPAPSRGLEQINIASDTPITRGMEKSISVYQSHAFRVARLPQGFMQVANSNQTPYEIFCDERMAMWGTQFHPEKSGVVGEALMRNFLALDAPG is encoded by the coding sequence GTGAGTAGCGGCGTCCTTGTGGTCGACAATCTTTCTCCCTTTACGCCGAATATATTGTCGCTCCTGAATCAGCTTGGCGCAAAAGCAGATTGCATGCGGTACGATCTTGTACAAGCAAATCATATAGAGTATGCCGAACGAGTTATCCTGTCCGGGAGAAGGTCTGGTTCGGCTCAAACTAATGCCCACAACTCCCGCTTCATCCGCCAGTGCAAGGAGGGACGGAAATGCCTCCTTGGAATCTGCTACGGTGCTGAAATTATTGCTCTCTCTTTGGGCGGGACAGTAACTAGAATGCCCGCTCCGTCTCGAGGGCTGGAGCAGATAAACATCGCGTCAGACACGCCTATAACCCGCGGAATGGAAAAAAGCATCAGTGTATACCAGAGCCACGCATTTCGTGTGGCCCGTCTGCCTCAGGGGTTCATGCAAGTTGCCAATTCAAACCAGACACCATACGAAATATTCTGTGACGAGCGCATGGCAATGTGGGGCACACAGTTTCATCCCGAAAAAAGTGGTGTAGTTGGCGAAGCACTTATGCGGAATTTTCTAGCCCTTGACGCGCCAGGCTAA
- a CDS encoding aldo/keto reductase, which translates to MTNFVLLKGAASPTATVRFARDATQKGIEPSHFRLFEGLTLSSTGVGTYLGGMSSSVDEQMENAIFDSVKSGAFNVIDTAINYRAMKSEKSIGRALVRLAEAGISRDQLFISTKNGYITNDADYASIGLDEYIRKMYVDSEVIHEEDISPSYHVMKPEYIARCIDKSLANLHLESLDLVYIHNSFESWSGHVDKETYFDMLTEVFELHEKYRDAGRIRYYGMATWTCFRVPRSSQQFISMEEVVHAARSAGGENHGFRCIQLPYNLLYNEAATLQNQPVTGENELLTPLDAAKKLGIGLFASVPLMQGKLLEVPLPADPRMFPASPASAKLVQFVRSSPGIVSALIGQKSPQHVQDNSQIARLAPLDAGEFARALKIVGDSRG; encoded by the coding sequence ATGACCAACTTTGTTTTGTTGAAAGGCGCGGCGTCTCCAACCGCCACCGTCCGGTTCGCGCGTGATGCGACGCAGAAAGGGATAGAGCCATCGCATTTCAGGCTGTTCGAAGGACTAACCCTGTCTTCCACCGGCGTCGGGACTTACCTTGGGGGAATGAGCAGTAGCGTCGACGAGCAGATGGAAAATGCCATCTTTGATTCTGTAAAGAGTGGCGCCTTCAATGTCATCGACACGGCAATAAATTATCGGGCAATGAAGTCAGAGAAGAGTATTGGCCGTGCGCTCGTTCGTCTAGCGGAGGCGGGAATAAGCCGAGACCAATTATTCATCTCAACAAAAAATGGCTACATCACAAATGACGCAGATTACGCATCAATCGGCCTGGACGAATATATCCGCAAGATGTACGTCGATAGCGAAGTCATTCACGAGGAAGACATAAGCCCGAGCTATCATGTAATGAAGCCGGAGTATATCGCAAGGTGCATCGACAAATCCTTGGCCAACCTTCACCTCGAATCGCTAGACCTTGTTTACATTCATAATTCGTTTGAGAGTTGGTCTGGCCATGTAGACAAGGAGACTTACTTTGACATGTTGACCGAGGTGTTTGAGTTACACGAGAAATATCGAGACGCGGGCAGGATAAGGTACTACGGCATGGCAACCTGGACATGCTTCAGGGTGCCTCGGTCATCGCAACAGTTCATTTCGATGGAAGAAGTAGTCCATGCTGCTCGCTCTGCTGGGGGCGAAAATCATGGTTTCAGATGCATCCAGCTGCCTTACAATCTCCTCTATAACGAAGCAGCGACTCTGCAGAACCAACCAGTGACCGGTGAAAACGAACTGCTCACGCCGCTGGATGCCGCAAAAAAACTTGGAATCGGATTGTTTGCCAGCGTACCTCTGATGCAGGGCAAGCTGCTTGAAGTCCCGCTCCCTGCCGACCCCCGGATGTTTCCTGCTTCTCCTGCCAGCGCGAAACTCGTACAGTTTGTACGCTCCAGCCCGGGTATAGTGTCCGCGCTCATTGGTCAAAAGAGCCCACAGCACGTTCAGGACAATTCTCAGATTGCGCGGCTCGCCCCGCTAGACGCGGGCGAATTTGCCAGGGCGCTCAAAATCGTTGGGGACAGCCGGGGATAG